The Candidatus Omnitrophota bacterium genomic sequence GCAGGCAGGAATTATAGAGCGCCGTGCCCTTTTCACCATGAGAAGACGCCATCTTTTATAGTCAGTCCTGATAAGCAGATATATCATTGTTTTGGCTGCGGTGCCGGCGGCAACGTGTTTAGTTTTGTGATGAAGCATGAAAACCTGGAATTTCCCGAAGCGGTAGAGGCGCTGGCTGAAAAGGCCGGCATAAAATTGCCGCGTTTTGGCCCGCAGGGTAAGGAGTTTTCCTCTCTTGCGAACCAGCTATATAAGATAAACGAACTCGCGATATCCTTTTTCCAGGAAAACCTTAATCGTAACCAGGCGGCAAAAGATTACCTGGTCTCAAGAGGCATAGGCGAAGAGATAATAAAAAACTTCAGGATAGGCTATGCCCCTGACGGCTGGGAAAACGGATTGAATTTTTTTAAGAAGAGAAGCATTGATGGCGCGATCCTTGAAAAGGCGGGCCTGGCGATATCCAATGAGAAGGGCGGCTACTACGACAGGTTCAGAAAACGCCTCATGTTCCCAATATTTGATCTTAAGGGCAGGGTGTTAGGGTTTGGCGGGAGAGTGCTGGATTCGAGCCTTCCAAAATATATGAATTCACCTGAGACATGCATATATTCGAAGGGCCGGCATTTATATGGGTTAAATCTCAGCAAAGACGAAATAAAGAAGCAGGGTTATGCGCTGATAGTGGAAGGTTATCTCGATTTTATCATACCCTATCAGGCCGGCGCGAAGAATATAATAGCTACGCTGGGCACGGCTCTTACTATAGACCAGGTGAAGCTTTTAAAGCGGTTTGCTAACACCAGTATAATGGTATATGACCCGGATGAGGCAGGCGAAGCGGCAAGCCTGCGCAATATGGATATGTTCATAGGTGAAGGGGTGAATGTTTATATAGCGGAGCTGCCCAAAGGATTTGACCCCGATAATTATATACGAAAATTCGGGACGGATGATTTCATAAAGATGACAAAGTCCAGTAAGAACCTATTTGATTACAAGCTGTACAAACTGTCATCCAGATTCGATATTAAAACAGCGCATGGCAAGGCTGCGATAGCCGGAGAGATGCTGCCGACCATTTCCAGGATAGAGAACGCGGTGTTGAGATCGAATCTCGTGAAGAAATTAGCTGAAAAATTATCCGTGGACGAAGAGTCAATAAGGACCGAATTAAGAAAAGTAAAACCGGATTATGGGGCGCGTACCTATAATGTTACGCCGGTGGAAGCAAGGAAGGATTCGAAGAGCGCCGAGAAGATGGTATTGGCCCTGCTGCTTGAAGGGGAGAGTTTTGTGCGGCGCGCCAAGGAGTCGCTGACATTGGATGAGTATAAGGACTCGCTGGTAAGAGATGTTATCAAAGCGGTTTACGATCTATCAAGAGAAGAAAAGAATATAACAGCCGTCAGGCTGATGAATCATTTCGACAATAACGAAGACGCTTCAGATCTTATATCCGAGGTTGTCCATATATCGGAGACGCTGGATAATAAAGACAAGATACTCTTGGATTGTATAGCAAAGATAAAGAGGGACAACGTAAAGGACAGGCTCTCAAGGCTTCAGGACGCCATAAAGGTTGCGCATGCTTCTAACGATGACAATTTGGTTACGAAGCTTGTTAGTGAGTATACCGAGCTTTTGAAAGTGAATAAGACTTAAGAATGAAAAAAAGTAAAAGGAAGATAATGAAAAGAAGAAAAATAATCAGAAGGCCCAGGATGAAGAGTATCTTCAAGAAATTCGACCTGAGGGCCAAGAACAAAAAAGAAGTGAAGCCGGAAATTAAAGAACCGGCGGCAAAGAGGAAGATATCCAAGGAACTTTCCGAACTGATAGCCCTGGGTAAGGAGAAGGGGCATCTTACGTTCGAAGAGGTCAATAATATACTGCCTGTAGATATAGTTTCTTCGGAAGAGATAGATGAAATACTAAGCGTATTAGGCGATGAAAATATAAAACTTGTAGATACAGAAGAGGAACTTACCGAAAAACCCGCGGAAGAAGGAGTGGAAGAAAAGAAGGAAGAGGTGGCGCCGGTTGTGGAAGAGCCCGCCAGGACGGTGCAGGTAGACGACCCGGTAAAGATGTATCTGCGGCAGATGGGCCAGATATCGCTTTTGACCAGAAAAGAAGAACTTGAAATAGCCGGTAAGATAAAAGATTCGGAAGGTAAGCTGAGGGATGTCGTTTCAGATCTTCCGGTTGCTAAGACTAAAGCGCTTGAAATACTGGACAAGGCCTTAAAGGAAGAGGTAAATGTAGAAGAGTTCCTCAATATAGATCCAAAGTTTAAGCTTTCAAGACTGAAGAAGAAGATGGCGAGCCTGGCGGATGGCTTGAGAAAAGCCAGGACCCCTTCGAGCATAGGACGGCTGGTAAAAGAGGCTAATTTCGCGATGCCGGTTGTTGAAGAGATGGTGAAGAAAATAGAGGAATGCCTTGTAGAACATTCCAAAGTCGAAGGGCAGTTAGCCAGAGCCAGAAAATCAAGAAGCAGGGATGATATTAAAAGGCTGCGTAAGCAAAAGAACAGAATTGAAAGGGATCTTGGTGAGCCCGCTGACGAAATGCGGGAACATTTTAAGCTCGTAAAATCATGCGAGATTAAACTTAATAAGCATAAGAAGGAACTTGTTGCGGCAAATTTAAGGCTTGTGGTAAGCATTGCCAAAAAATATACCAATAGAGGCCTCTCATTTTTAGATCTCATACAGGAAGGTAATATCGGGCTTATGAAGGCTGTCGATAAGTTCGAATATAAGAGAGGATATAAATTTTCCACATATGCGACATGGTGGATAAGGCAGGCTATAACACGTTCGATAGCCGACCAGTCCAGGACGATAAGGATACCTGTGCATATGACAGAGACTATAAATAAATTGATAAGGATATCCAGATCGCTCGTCCAGGAAAATGGAAAGGAGCCGACGCCTGAAGAGATAGCGCACAAGATGAGGATGCCCGTAGACAAGGTAAGAGGCATCCTTAAGATAGCGCAGGAGCCAATTTCACTGCAGACGCCTATAGGCGAAGAGGGTGATACGCATTTCGGTGATTTCATAGAGGACAAAAGAGCTGTGTCTCCTGCAAATGCTACGGCCTATTCCATGTTGAAGGAAGAGATGGATGACGTATTGGGTACTTTGACAGAGCGCG encodes the following:
- the dnaG gene encoding DNA primase; amino-acid sequence: MAIPQNIIDQIQTRSDIVEVISRYIPLQKAGRNYRAPCPFHHEKTPSFIVSPDKQIYHCFGCGAGGNVFSFVMKHENLEFPEAVEALAEKAGIKLPRFGPQGKEFSSLANQLYKINELAISFFQENLNRNQAAKDYLVSRGIGEEIIKNFRIGYAPDGWENGLNFFKKRSIDGAILEKAGLAISNEKGGYYDRFRKRLMFPIFDLKGRVLGFGGRVLDSSLPKYMNSPETCIYSKGRHLYGLNLSKDEIKKQGYALIVEGYLDFIIPYQAGAKNIIATLGTALTIDQVKLLKRFANTSIMVYDPDEAGEAASLRNMDMFIGEGVNVYIAELPKGFDPDNYIRKFGTDDFIKMTKSSKNLFDYKLYKLSSRFDIKTAHGKAAIAGEMLPTISRIENAVLRSNLVKKLAEKLSVDEESIRTELRKVKPDYGARTYNVTPVEARKDSKSAEKMVLALLLEGESFVRRAKESLTLDEYKDSLVRDVIKAVYDLSREEKNITAVRLMNHFDNNEDASDLISEVVHISETLDNKDKILLDCIAKIKRDNVKDRLSRLQDAIKVAHASNDDNLVTKLVSEYTELLKVNKT
- the rpoD gene encoding RNA polymerase sigma factor RpoD, producing MKRRKIIRRPRMKSIFKKFDLRAKNKKEVKPEIKEPAAKRKISKELSELIALGKEKGHLTFEEVNNILPVDIVSSEEIDEILSVLGDENIKLVDTEEELTEKPAEEGVEEKKEEVAPVVEEPARTVQVDDPVKMYLRQMGQISLLTRKEELEIAGKIKDSEGKLRDVVSDLPVAKTKALEILDKALKEEVNVEEFLNIDPKFKLSRLKKKMASLADGLRKARTPSSIGRLVKEANFAMPVVEEMVKKIEECLVEHSKVEGQLARARKSRSRDDIKRLRKQKNRIERDLGEPADEMREHFKLVKSCEIKLNKHKKELVAANLRLVVSIAKKYTNRGLSFLDLIQEGNIGLMKAVDKFEYKRGYKFSTYATWWIRQAITRSIADQSRTIRIPVHMTETINKLIRISRSLVQENGKEPTPEEIAHKMRMPVDKVRGILKIAQEPISLQTPIGEEGDTHFGDFIEDKRAVSPANATAYSMLKEEMDDVLGTLTEREKKVLRLRFGIGDGYPRTLEEVGAIFKVTRERVRQIEAKALRKLRHPTRSRRLKNFLAMGSGE